In the Bacteroidales bacterium genome, CGTATTACCTCGGTGCTGGTAGGTGCTTCCCGTGTCGAACAATTGCAGGAAAATCTTGCTATATTGCAGGCACCGGATTTCACACAAAATGAACTGGAAAAAATTGAAGATCTGCTAAAAGGAATGCCAGCATGAAGGGAATGGGAAATAACCTGATCAGTAAACATTTTTTGTTTTTTTCGCCCCTTGTCATCCTGCCCGTTTTGCTATCAGTAGTTTCCATGGAAGCCTTCTCCCAGACGACAGATGAAGAGCTATGGACTGGGGCAGGAATCCGTTATGACGTCAACAAAAATTTCCGGCTGGATCTGGAGCAGGAATGCCGGTGGAAAGACCATATAGGAACATTCAAATTTACTTACACTGAGGTGGGCATCCGATGGCGCATCAGCAAAATATTCAGCCTCCGCGGCAAATACCGCTATCTGTTTGTACCCAACGATCACGATGCCGGCAAATATTATCTGGATGGAAATGTTGATCTGTCAAAGAAAAGGTTCCCGCTGAGCCTTAGTTACCGGCTCCGTTATGAACGGGGCAATGAATTTGTTGTCAGTAAAACGGAAAACTGGTTGCGCAATCAGATTGAACTGAACTGGAATATGTCAAAGGTAGCCGATCCTTTCCTGGGATGGGAAAATTTCAGGCGACTTGACGGCATCAATCAAGCACGTGCCAACCGATATTCCTTTGGCATTGACTGGAGGCTGAGCAAAATACTCTCCCTGTCATCCTTCTATATTTTCGAAGATGAATTCAATGTAAAGAAACCACAGGACCGACACATTATTGGCTTGCGGCTCACATACAGATTCCGGAACAAAGAAATGGTTCAGGAATAGCGCTGAACAAAAATGCTTACAAGTTTTTTGTTCCCGGAGTCGGTTTTTTAAAGTCAACCCAGTTTTTTCCACCGTCAGGCTTTCGGCCAAAGGAAATGTCCTGTTTCATTGCTTTATACCGGATAGAGTCAACGCAAACCGTCTTCCCCTGCTGAAGAGAGTAAATGGCAATAAATTCTCCCTTTTTGTTCAGCTTGAACGGAAGATGCCTGATTCCGGCCGAAGTATTTCCATCAGCCCATAGAACCATAAATCCGTTCGGTGCAATGACTGTTGAATC is a window encoding:
- a CDS encoding L-glyceraldehyde 3-phosphate reductase, with translation RITSVLVGASRVEQLQENLAILQAPDFTQNELEKIEDLLKGMPA
- a CDS encoding DUF2490 domain-containing protein — translated: MKGMGNNLISKHFLFFSPLVILPVLLSVVSMEAFSQTTDEELWTGAGIRYDVNKNFRLDLEQECRWKDHIGTFKFTYTEVGIRWRISKIFSLRGKYRYLFVPNDHDAGKYYLDGNVDLSKKRFPLSLSYRLRYERGNEFVVSKTENWLRNQIELNWNMSKVADPFLGWENFRRLDGINQARANRYSFGIDWRLSKILSLSSFYIFEDEFNVKKPQDRHIIGLRLTYRFRNKEMVQE